In the genome of Carnobacterium pleistocenium FTR1, one region contains:
- a CDS encoding ABC transporter permease, giving the protein MTNKRESLNNLLVPLLSVVMGFILGAIIMAIFGYNPISGYSAMINGAFGSSFYIGETLRQATPLILTALGFSVAYTAGFFNIGVAGQALLGWLCSVWVANIFADLPGFILLPLSILGGVLAGAIWAGIAGFLRAYFNTSEVIVTIMLNYIALYTTNYLIRNILTDSADATPRISEGASLRVGWITELTSNSTLHAGIFISLVMAIVVWFLMRKTTTGFEIRTVGLNPSASEYAGMSSKRNIIISMLISGGLAGLGGVMEGLGNFQNIFTQGAMPTIGFDGMAVALLGLSNPVGIIFSAILFGALKIGGNSMPIISGVPTEVVDIVIASIIFFVGANYLIRYFIDRRARVNKGGVK; this is encoded by the coding sequence TTGACCAATAAAAGAGAATCGTTAAATAATCTATTAGTTCCTTTACTATCTGTGGTCATGGGGTTCATTCTTGGTGCAATTATCATGGCTATTTTTGGGTATAATCCGATAAGTGGGTATTCAGCCATGATCAATGGCGCTTTTGGTTCATCTTTTTATATTGGAGAAACGTTGAGACAAGCCACACCGCTTATTTTAACGGCGTTAGGTTTTTCTGTAGCTTATACTGCTGGATTTTTTAATATTGGGGTTGCAGGTCAAGCATTGCTAGGATGGCTTTGTTCTGTCTGGGTGGCTAATATATTTGCGGATCTGCCAGGATTTATTTTACTTCCATTAAGCATATTGGGAGGAGTGTTGGCTGGTGCGATTTGGGCAGGGATTGCCGGATTCTTAAGAGCTTATTTTAATACTAGTGAAGTCATTGTTACGATCATGCTGAATTACATTGCTCTTTATACTACCAATTACTTGATTCGAAATATTTTAACGGATTCAGCAGATGCAACTCCGCGCATTTCAGAAGGCGCTAGTTTGCGCGTTGGCTGGATAACTGAATTAACAAGTAATTCTACGCTTCACGCTGGAATTTTCATTTCATTAGTCATGGCTATTGTTGTGTGGTTCTTAATGAGAAAAACTACTACTGGATTTGAAATCAGAACCGTTGGATTGAATCCGAGTGCTTCTGAATATGCTGGTATGAGTTCTAAGCGCAATATTATTATATCTATGCTGATCAGTGGTGGTTTAGCTGGTTTAGGCGGAGTAATGGAAGGTCTTGGAAATTTCCAAAATATCTTTACCCAAGGTGCAATGCCAACAATTGGATTTGATGGTATGGCGGTAGCTTTGCTGGGATTAAGCAATCCTGTAGGAATCATCTTTTCAGCTATTTTATTTGGGGCATTGAAAATTGGTGGAAACAGTATGCCAATCATTTCTGGAGTGCCAACTGAAGTTGTCGATATTGTTATTGCATCTATTATCTTCTTTGTAGGAGCTAATTATTTAATTCGCTACTTTATTGACAGACGAGCTAGAGTGAATAAAGGAGGAGTGAAATAG
- a CDS encoding ABC transporter permease gives MDIISLLQLIVASSLVYSAPLVLTALGGTFSERSGIVNVGLEGIMVIGAFSSIVFNLTFAGAFGGWTPWIAALVGGLIGVIFSLIHAVATVNLRADHIISGTVINLMAPALAIFFTRVLYNGAGQTDRITESFGKVTVPLLNRIPIIGDIFFRGTSAPAFAGILIAVICWVVLFKTRFGLRLRSVGEHPQAADTLGINVYLMKYAGVMLSGLLGGMGGAIQAQSISLSFSASTIAGQGFIAMAAMIFGKWNPLGAMGAAIFFGFAQSLGVIGNYIPIIQDIPSVWLQIAPYAITIIVLVGVIGRSEGPAAGGKTYIKSK, from the coding sequence ATGGATATTATCAGTTTGCTTCAATTAATAGTTGCATCATCACTTGTCTACTCAGCTCCTCTTGTCTTAACTGCCCTTGGTGGAACATTCTCTGAACGAAGCGGTATCGTTAACGTAGGACTAGAAGGAATCATGGTTATAGGAGCTTTCAGTTCGATTGTCTTTAATTTAACATTTGCAGGAGCTTTTGGTGGGTGGACTCCTTGGATCGCCGCTTTAGTTGGTGGACTGATCGGTGTGATCTTTTCATTGATCCATGCGGTAGCGACAGTCAATCTAAGAGCGGATCACATTATCTCTGGTACCGTAATTAATTTAATGGCTCCAGCCTTAGCCATTTTCTTTACACGAGTATTGTATAATGGCGCTGGACAAACAGATCGTATCACAGAAAGCTTTGGTAAAGTAACGGTTCCCTTATTAAATCGTATCCCAATTATTGGCGATATTTTCTTTAGAGGAACTTCAGCACCCGCATTTGCAGGTATTTTAATTGCAGTTATTTGCTGGGTAGTGCTATTTAAGACTCGTTTCGGTTTACGATTAAGATCTGTAGGAGAACATCCTCAAGCAGCAGATACATTAGGCATTAATGTTTACTTAATGAAGTACGCTGGTGTCATGTTGTCCGGTTTACTAGGTGGTATGGGTGGAGCTATTCAAGCTCAGTCTATCTCGTTAAGTTTCTCAGCTTCAACGATTGCTGGTCAAGGGTTTATCGCTATGGCTGCAATGATATTTGGCAAGTGGAATCCTCTTGGTGCAATGGGAGCAGCCATATTCTTCGGGTTTGCTCAAAGTCTAGGCGTTATTGGAAACTACATTCCAATCATCCAAGATATTCCAAGTGTATGGTTGCAAATCGCACCATATGCCATCACGATTATTGTGTTGGTAGGAGTAATTGGTAGGTCTGAAGGACCAGCAGCTGGCGGAAAAACATACATTAAATCAAAATAA
- a CDS encoding helix-turn-helix domain-containing protein, which produces MNEIGEKLKEARKVKGYTLDDLQQMTKIQKRYLIAIEEGNYDVMPGKFYARAFIKQYADTVGLNGDQLLEEYTDAVPHAHDEEFVEKVSTGQTRSGKNIENVLLTKFQNNLPTILIGILAVAIVAAIYFAVIKTNNQGDEAMITNNSEAISVSSAESISESESEPTTESAESVDSIEEALGIEIVSSTGSTTTYAVTGNAEDNSLTLTATGGDSWISVEGDGATIDAQLIADGSTLETEIPEGTSSLVIIIGNTPATEINLNGEDVPYAPEAENSVRQEIEFQFE; this is translated from the coding sequence TTGAATGAAATTGGTGAAAAGTTAAAAGAAGCAAGAAAAGTAAAAGGGTATACATTAGATGATTTGCAACAAATGACAAAGATTCAAAAGCGTTACTTGATAGCTATTGAAGAAGGCAACTATGATGTTATGCCGGGAAAATTTTATGCTCGTGCATTTATAAAACAATATGCAGATACTGTCGGTTTGAATGGAGATCAATTGCTAGAAGAATATACGGATGCAGTGCCACATGCACATGATGAAGAATTCGTCGAAAAAGTTTCTACCGGTCAAACGCGTTCTGGGAAGAACATTGAAAATGTTTTATTAACAAAATTTCAAAATAATTTGCCTACAATTTTAATTGGTATTCTGGCAGTAGCTATTGTAGCAGCCATTTATTTTGCTGTAATCAAAACAAATAATCAAGGTGATGAAGCCATGATCACAAATAATTCTGAAGCAATATCCGTCTCTAGCGCTGAATCTATCTCAGAAAGTGAATCAGAGCCAACGACTGAATCAGCAGAGTCAGTTGATAGTATAGAAGAGGCTCTAGGAATAGAGATTGTATCTTCTACTGGGTCGACCACAACTTATGCGGTCACAGGAAATGCTGAAGATAATAGTTTGACATTAACAGCAACAGGTGGAGATTCTTGGATCAGCGTTGAAGGGGATGGCGCGACAATTGATGCTCAATTGATAGCAGATGGATCTACTTTAGAAACGGAAATTCCAGAGGGAACTTCATCTTTAGTGATTATAATTGGGAATACACCTGCAACAGAAATCAATCTTAATGGAGAAGATGTCCCATACGCTCCAGAAGCTGAAAATTCTGTGCGACAAGAAATTGAATTTCAATTTGAGTAA
- the pgsA gene encoding CDP-diacylglycerol--glycerol-3-phosphate 3-phosphatidyltransferase, translating to MNLPNKLTVLRIFMIPLFVIIVLAPFDWGVIHLLGSTIEMTQLVGAVLFALASFTDWLDGKIARKQGLVTNFGKFADPLADKMLVMTALIILVGQNLAPSWVVSIIVCRELAVTGLRLLLVEQGGTVLAAAWPGKIKTATQMLAIILLFIDNLPFEGTGLPLASIMLYICLFFTVYSGVDYFAKNSAVFKGPK from the coding sequence TTGAACTTACCGAATAAACTTACAGTATTGAGAATTTTTATGATTCCACTATTTGTTATTATTGTATTAGCACCTTTTGATTGGGGCGTTATTCATCTTTTAGGTTCTACGATTGAGATGACTCAATTGGTAGGGGCTGTTTTATTTGCATTAGCAAGTTTCACAGACTGGTTAGATGGAAAAATTGCACGTAAGCAAGGCTTGGTAACAAATTTTGGTAAATTTGCTGATCCATTAGCTGATAAAATGTTGGTTATGACTGCTTTAATTATTTTAGTTGGACAAAACCTAGCTCCTTCTTGGGTTGTTTCTATTATTGTCTGTAGAGAATTAGCGGTTACTGGATTGAGGTTATTATTAGTGGAGCAAGGTGGAACAGTCCTAGCTGCAGCCTGGCCTGGGAAAATTAAAACGGCTACTCAAATGTTAGCTATTATTTTACTATTTATTGATAATTTACCATTTGAAGGAACTGGATTACCACTGGCTTCTATTATGTTGTATATCTGTTTGTTCTTCACTGTTTATTCGGGTGTAGATTATTTTGCAAAAAACAGTGCAGTATTTAAAGGTCCAAAATAA
- the ymfI gene encoding elongation factor P 5-aminopentanone reductase, protein MKFALIMGASGDIGKGIAQELAEKGWSLYLHYHSNVESINSQLQDYQERYSKQDFYAVSLDMTKEEDIPLFLNSIFQVDVVIFASGFTTYQLLTEVSSMDMERMWAVHVKTPVILMQQLQDKLARSKHGRVIFISSIYGETGSAMEVFYSTTKGAQLAFVKAYSKEVASLGITVNAVSPGAIATKMNQEFTLAEIKELESEIPLGRLGSISEISFWVTQLVDKRSGYMTGQSIIISGGWLK, encoded by the coding sequence TTGAAATTTGCATTGATCATGGGAGCAAGCGGTGATATAGGAAAAGGAATAGCGCAAGAATTAGCAGAAAAAGGCTGGTCGCTGTATTTGCATTATCATTCAAATGTAGAAAGCATCAATAGTCAGTTGCAGGATTATCAAGAACGCTACTCTAAACAAGATTTTTATGCAGTGTCTTTAGATATGACTAAAGAAGAGGATATTCCTCTTTTTCTTAATTCAATTTTCCAAGTTGATGTTGTTATTTTCGCTAGTGGTTTTACAACTTATCAGTTACTAACAGAAGTATCTTCTATGGACATGGAGCGTATGTGGGCAGTGCATGTTAAAACGCCAGTTATTTTAATGCAACAATTGCAAGATAAATTAGCTCGTTCGAAACATGGAAGAGTTATTTTTATCAGTTCTATTTACGGGGAAACGGGAAGTGCGATGGAAGTTTTTTATAGCACGACAAAAGGTGCTCAACTAGCTTTTGTTAAAGCGTATAGTAAAGAAGTAGCCAGCTTAGGAATAACCGTAAATGCTGTTTCTCCAGGAGCGATTGCGACTAAAATGAATCAAGAATTTACTTTAGCTGAAATAAAAGAGTTGGAAAGTGAAATTCCATTAGGACGGTTAGGAAGTATTTCTGAAATCAGTTTTTGGGTTACTCAATTGGTAGATAAAAGAAGTGGCTATATGACAGGTCAATCAATCATTATCAGCGGTGGTTGGTTAAAATAG
- a CDS encoding BMP family lipoprotein, whose amino-acid sequence MKSRNFKSLLTLGLLSSLTLAACGADEGSDTASTSGSGVDYSIVMVTDVGGVDDKSFNQSAWEGMQAWGEEHGLEEGPEGYNYIQSDEDSQFVTNLNTALNNDFDLIYGIGYKLKPAMQDVATQNPDQDFVIIDEMIEEDNVASVLFKDHEAAFLAGVAAAETTEKNHVGFIGGQESDVIDRFEAGFVAGVEAVDPEIEVDVEYAGSFGDAALGKQLAAAMYSSGADIIYHASGDTGNGVFSEAIDRMNSTPDEQLWVIGVDRDQTAEGEYDGGNLTLTSTLKGVGQAVQDIANASMEGNFPGGEISNFGLAEDSVGITDGALSEEVITTVEDYKQQIIDGDITVPEAP is encoded by the coding sequence GTGAAAAGTAGAAATTTCAAGAGTTTATTAACTCTAGGTTTATTGTCAAGTTTAACATTGGCAGCGTGTGGTGCTGATGAAGGAAGTGATACTGCTTCAACTTCTGGTTCAGGAGTAGACTACTCAATTGTCATGGTTACTGACGTAGGTGGAGTAGATGATAAATCATTTAACCAATCTGCATGGGAAGGTATGCAAGCTTGGGGAGAAGAACATGGACTTGAAGAAGGACCTGAAGGCTACAATTACATTCAATCTGATGAAGATTCTCAATTTGTTACAAATTTGAATACGGCTTTAAATAATGATTTTGATTTGATCTACGGAATCGGTTATAAATTAAAACCTGCAATGCAAGATGTTGCTACACAAAATCCAGACCAAGATTTCGTAATCATCGATGAAATGATCGAAGAAGATAATGTTGCTTCTGTATTGTTTAAAGATCATGAAGCTGCATTTTTAGCCGGTGTTGCTGCTGCTGAAACGACTGAAAAAAATCACGTGGGATTCATTGGTGGACAAGAAAGTGATGTCATCGATCGTTTTGAAGCTGGTTTTGTAGCAGGAGTAGAAGCTGTTGATCCAGAAATCGAAGTTGATGTTGAATATGCTGGTTCATTTGGAGATGCTGCTCTTGGTAAACAATTAGCAGCTGCAATGTATAGTTCTGGCGCAGATATTATTTATCATGCATCTGGCGATACAGGTAATGGTGTATTCTCAGAGGCTATTGACCGTATGAATTCTACCCCAGATGAACAATTATGGGTAATCGGAGTTGACCGTGATCAAACTGCTGAAGGCGAATACGATGGTGGAAACTTAACCCTTACTTCAACACTTAAAGGTGTCGGTCAAGCTGTTCAAGATATCGCAAATGCATCGATGGAAGGAAACTTCCCAGGTGGTGAAATCAGTAACTTTGGTTTAGCTGAAGACAGTGTTGGTATTACAGATGGCGCTTTATCTGAAGAAGTAATCACAACTGTTGAAGATTACAAACAACAAATTATTGATGGCGACATTACAGTTCCAGAAGCCCCTTGA
- a CDS encoding ABC transporter ATP-binding protein: MVSESVNVIEMKGITKEFGTFKANDNINLQLKKGEIHALLGENGAGKSTLMNILSGLLEPTSGEILVNGQAVNISSPSVANKLGIGMVHQHFMLVKKFTVTENIILGVEQTRKGFLDRDSAKKDIKELSGKYGLLIDPNAKVESISVGMEQRVEILKTLYRGADILIFDEPTAVLTPQEIDELINIMRALTKEGKSIILITHKLDEIKAVADRCTVIRRGKSINTVDVATTSPQELADMMVGRSVSFKTKKKASQPKEVVLSIQNIVVKENRGLEAVKGLSLEVRAGEVMGIAGIDGNGQSELIHAITGLTKVESGKIVLNGQEIQNKSPRKITEVGLGHIPEDRQKHGLVLPMSLEENMVLQTYYKKPLSKYGILNQKEINKFALKLIEEFDVRSQSESDPAGSLSGGNQQKAIIAREINRNPSLLIAAQPTRGLDVGAIEYIHSRLIEQRDNGKAVLLMSFELDEILNVSDRIAVMYEGNVVAIVDPKETTQQELGLLMAGTSLEKARSLIKQGNGKEGVHIDQ; this comes from the coding sequence ATGGTGTCAGAATCAGTAAACGTCATTGAAATGAAGGGCATTACAAAAGAATTTGGTACTTTTAAAGCGAATGATAATATTAATTTGCAGCTTAAAAAGGGAGAAATACATGCACTCTTAGGAGAAAACGGTGCTGGGAAATCTACTTTAATGAATATTCTTTCAGGTTTGTTAGAACCTACTTCTGGCGAAATTCTAGTAAACGGACAAGCAGTAAACATAAGTTCACCAAGTGTAGCAAATAAACTAGGTATTGGAATGGTTCACCAACATTTTATGTTAGTGAAAAAATTTACTGTGACTGAAAATATTATTTTAGGAGTTGAACAAACTAGAAAAGGTTTTCTAGATAGAGATTCAGCTAAAAAAGACATCAAAGAATTGTCTGGAAAATATGGTCTGCTAATTGATCCTAATGCAAAAGTCGAGTCTATTTCAGTTGGGATGGAACAAAGGGTAGAGATTTTAAAGACTCTTTATCGTGGAGCGGACATTTTAATCTTTGATGAACCTACAGCCGTATTGACCCCTCAAGAAATTGACGAACTGATTAATATTATGAGAGCCCTAACAAAAGAAGGGAAGTCCATCATCTTAATCACGCATAAACTTGACGAAATAAAAGCAGTCGCAGATCGGTGCACAGTAATCCGTCGTGGGAAAAGTATTAATACGGTAGATGTTGCAACTACATCTCCACAAGAGTTAGCCGATATGATGGTTGGACGTTCTGTGTCATTTAAGACGAAAAAGAAAGCTTCGCAACCAAAAGAAGTTGTGTTATCAATTCAGAATATTGTTGTAAAAGAAAATCGTGGGTTAGAGGCAGTTAAAGGATTAAGTTTGGAAGTTCGGGCTGGAGAAGTTATGGGAATCGCTGGAATCGATGGAAATGGACAAAGTGAATTGATTCATGCAATAACAGGTCTAACAAAAGTTGAAAGTGGAAAAATTGTATTAAACGGACAAGAGATCCAAAATAAATCACCGCGTAAAATTACAGAGGTAGGATTAGGTCATATTCCAGAAGACCGTCAAAAACACGGCCTAGTCTTACCAATGTCATTAGAAGAAAATATGGTATTGCAAACATATTATAAAAAACCTTTAAGCAAGTATGGAATTCTAAATCAAAAAGAAATAAATAAATTTGCTTTAAAATTGATTGAAGAATTTGATGTGCGTTCTCAAAGTGAGTCCGACCCTGCTGGTTCGCTATCAGGTGGGAATCAACAAAAAGCTATTATTGCTAGAGAGATCAATCGCAATCCTTCTTTATTGATCGCTGCTCAACCAACTCGTGGACTTGATGTAGGAGCAATTGAATATATACATTCACGTTTGATTGAACAAAGAGACAATGGAAAAGCTGTATTGCTAATGAGTTTTGAATTGGATGAAATTTTAAATGTATCTGATCGAATCGCTGTCATGTATGAAGGAAATGTTGTTGCTATTGTAGACCCTAAAGAAACAACTCAACAAGAACTTGGTCTGTTGATGGCAGGTACATCTCTTGAAAAAGCTCGTTCTTTGATTAAACAAGGAAATGGAAAGGAGGGTGTCCACATTGACCAATAA
- the yfmF gene encoding EF-P 5-aminopentanol modification-associated protein YfmF, with the protein MSIQLKEGVHLHVLPTKKYKTIRIMLKFRAPLNKETITKRAMLANVLETNSMKYPTQTALRSELSNMYGANFGTAVNKKGGTHIFSVSLNLVNEKYLSKGDNVLQEGIDFLKEVIFQPNVENGHFNEKTFKREKENLVDYYDSLLDDKQTYASLSLQELFFKDINQQTPSVGSKEDLENISPVSLYDYYQDLLNQDKIDIYVLGDVNEKEIQSAFEQFDFSPRKLIKTSSFYTEPKVSEVENKTERQEIIQAKFNLGYTTNIFYHDPTYYAAQVFNGLFGGFPHSKLFMNVREKESLAYYASSSMDAFRGMMTVQTGIDVQKVDQVREIIALQLEEMQAGNFTDESISQTKEMLKNQLFQSEDNPGSVIERIYALQLAKGKVLSIDEWVASIEKVTKKDIIEVANKVKLKATFFLTAEAK; encoded by the coding sequence ATGTCTATTCAATTAAAAGAAGGAGTTCATTTACATGTGCTCCCTACAAAAAAATACAAAACGATTCGAATCATGTTGAAATTTCGCGCTCCGTTAAATAAAGAAACCATTACAAAAAGAGCTATGCTAGCGAATGTGCTGGAAACAAATAGCATGAAATACCCAACACAAACAGCTTTAAGAAGTGAACTTTCAAATATGTATGGAGCTAACTTTGGAACAGCGGTAAACAAAAAGGGAGGTACACATATATTCTCCGTTAGTTTAAATTTAGTTAATGAGAAATATCTTTCAAAAGGAGATAATGTCTTACAAGAAGGAATTGATTTTTTAAAAGAAGTTATCTTCCAACCAAATGTTGAAAATGGGCATTTTAATGAAAAGACGTTTAAGAGAGAAAAAGAGAACCTCGTCGATTACTATGATTCACTTCTTGATGACAAACAAACTTATGCAAGTCTTTCTTTACAGGAATTATTTTTTAAAGATATCAATCAACAAACACCAAGTGTAGGGTCAAAAGAAGATTTAGAAAATATATCGCCTGTTTCTTTGTATGATTATTACCAAGATTTATTAAATCAAGACAAAATAGATATTTATGTTCTAGGCGATGTTAATGAAAAAGAAATTCAGTCTGCCTTTGAGCAATTTGATTTTTCTCCGCGCAAATTAATAAAAACAAGTAGTTTTTACACTGAGCCAAAAGTTAGTGAAGTGGAAAATAAGACGGAACGACAAGAGATTATTCAAGCAAAATTTAATCTTGGGTACACAACGAACATTTTTTATCATGACCCAACCTATTATGCAGCACAAGTATTCAATGGTTTATTTGGGGGATTTCCGCATTCAAAATTGTTTATGAACGTGCGTGAAAAAGAAAGCTTGGCCTACTATGCTTCTAGTTCGATGGATGCATTTAGAGGAATGATGACTGTTCAAACTGGGATCGATGTTCAAAAAGTAGATCAGGTTAGAGAAATTATTGCTTTGCAGTTGGAAGAAATGCAAGCTGGAAACTTTACAGATGAATCAATTTCTCAAACGAAAGAAATGTTGAAAAATCAACTTTTCCAATCAGAAGATAATCCAGGATCTGTTATTGAACGTATCTATGCGTTACAATTAGCTAAAGGAAAAGTTCTTTCAATTGATGAATGGGTAGCGAGTATTGAGAAAGTTACTAAAAAAGATATTATTGAAGTAGCTAATAAAGTGAAGCTAAAGGCAACATTCTTTTTAACAGCGGAGGCGAAATAA
- the yfmH gene encoding EF-P 5-aminopentanol modification-associated protein YfmH, with amino-acid sequence MEKKIYEQLQEIIYTETLGNGLQVTLLPKNDFHKTYGLFSTNFGSIDNQFVPRGKTETITVPDGIAHFLEHKLFEKEDGDVFNTFGRLGASANAFTSFTRTAYLFSSTNHVSESLETLLNFVQEPYFTEATVNKEKGIITQEIQMYEDEPDWRLYFGILGNMYPKHPLHIDIAGTVDSIMDITPELLYENHATFYHPSNMNLFVVGKLDPEEMMQLIRENQTKKEYLPVETIERVFPEETIHDIKVFDFIKMPVSRPKSIVGVKGINIIPNGIKALEYKTTMDLLLTLLFGPTSANYLDLYDKGIIDDSFSYEFNLDRTFHFIDISGDAKDATVFSDEIKKLLLSAKSSSELTEENLALVKKRMIGQELQSLNSLEYIANQFSQPSYGEATLFDIVPIIERITLIDIKKAAEKFMVEEHMTTFHILPKEANEA; translated from the coding sequence ATGGAGAAAAAAATTTATGAACAATTACAAGAAATAATTTATACAGAAACGCTAGGAAACGGCTTACAAGTAACTTTGTTGCCTAAAAATGATTTCCATAAGACTTATGGTTTGTTTTCAACAAATTTTGGTTCAATCGATAATCAATTTGTCCCTCGTGGAAAAACTGAAACGATTACTGTGCCAGATGGTATTGCTCATTTTTTAGAACACAAGCTATTTGAAAAAGAAGATGGAGATGTATTTAATACATTTGGCCGATTAGGCGCTTCAGCTAATGCCTTTACAAGTTTTACAAGAACTGCTTACCTTTTTTCTAGTACCAATCATGTTTCTGAAAGTTTAGAAACATTATTAAATTTTGTTCAAGAACCTTATTTTACAGAAGCAACCGTTAATAAAGAAAAAGGTATTATTACTCAAGAAATTCAAATGTATGAAGACGAACCAGACTGGCGTTTGTATTTTGGTATTTTAGGCAATATGTATCCGAAGCACCCATTACACATCGACATTGCCGGAACAGTGGATAGTATTATGGATATCACTCCTGAATTGCTGTACGAAAACCATGCGACTTTTTATCACCCTAGCAATATGAATTTATTTGTAGTAGGAAAATTAGACCCTGAAGAAATGATGCAATTGATCCGAGAAAACCAAACTAAGAAAGAATACTTGCCGGTCGAAACAATTGAACGAGTCTTTCCTGAAGAGACGATTCATGATATCAAGGTATTTGATTTCATTAAAATGCCTGTTAGTCGACCAAAAAGTATTGTTGGAGTAAAAGGAATCAATATAATACCAAATGGTATAAAAGCTTTAGAATATAAAACGACCATGGATTTACTACTGACTTTATTATTTGGTCCTACGTCAGCAAATTATTTAGATTTGTATGATAAAGGAATAATAGATGATAGTTTCTCCTATGAGTTTAATTTGGATCGTACCTTTCATTTTATTGATATTAGTGGAGATGCAAAAGATGCTACTGTGTTTAGTGATGAAATTAAGAAATTGTTACTCAGTGCAAAAAGTAGTTCAGAATTAACTGAAGAAAATTTAGCATTAGTTAAAAAACGAATGATTGGTCAAGAATTGCAGTCTTTAAATTCTTTAGAATACATTGCGAATCAATTTAGTCAACCCTCTTATGGAGAAGCAACTCTATTTGATATTGTTCCCATTATCGAAAGGATTACACTGATAGATATTAAAAAAGCAGCTGAAAAATTTATGGTTGAAGAACATATGACCACTTTTCATATTTTACCAAAAGAGGCGAATGAAGCTTGA